ATGCTGGCATCGGCGTAGAGGAGTTCGAACGTCATCCCGCGGAACAACGTCCCGTCGATGCCCTGGACCGGCTTCGCCGTCAAGCGCTCCGCGAGCTCGAAGAACTTCGCGGTCACCTGCTCCGGCGCGGCCCCCAGGCCGAGCTCGGGCCGCGCGGCCGCGAACGCCGCGAAGTCCGGGAACCGCTCCTCCAGCCCGCGGGCCATCAACCGGAAGGCCTTGGCGTCGCCTGCGGCACGCCCGGGATCGGCAGCTCCTTCGCGGCGAGGAGCGCCGGGTAGTCGAGCCCGGCGACACCGGGGCCGCCCGGATTGGTGAGCAGGACGCCGCGGCGCTGCGAAGGCTTCTCACTGGCCAGCCGGGAGATCGCGAGCTTGACCTGCCTGCCGCCCGGATCCCGGTAGTCAAGCGGGACTTCGAGCGTCGAGCATTCGAGACCGGGTGCGATGCCCTCCGGGCACGGGCCCCACTCCAAGGCGTCCGCCGACGCCACTCCCACCACCGCGGTGGCAGCCACCGCCGCAGCGGCGAGGGAGACGGTCAGAATTCTCGCCTAGACCTGAGTCGAGCCACCACTTCGCCTTGAGTCGAATGCGATTCGAGCCGCCGGTCCGATGTGCTCGCGGAGCCGCGTGGACAGGCTTCTCGTGCCTGGGAAATCGCGGAAGAGCGTGGAGCGCACTTGCGGCCGGGCGCTGATTCAGGAGGACGTTGAATGCGCAGGTGCCGCGCTGCTGGCGCTGTGCTCGCTGTCCACCCGCCGCCGCCCAGTGGAGATCGGGGTCGTCGTGGTGGCTTACGCAGTCGCCTCGCAAACGGCGGTTGCGCTCTACCCGGTCGAGATGCCGCCCGCCTCGGCGTGGCTCCAACTGGCGTTCTCGACGCTGACCGCGGGCACCGCGGTGGCCGTCGGCGCGGCCATCGGCGCACGGCGCGTCGAAGTGCGGTCGTTGCGCGAGCGGGCGGAGAGCGCGGAACGGGAGCAGGCCGCGCGAGCAGCGCAGGCCCGGGCCATGGAGCGCAACTGGATCGCCCGCGAGATGCACGACGTGCTCGCGCACCGGATCTCACTGGTCGCCATGCAAGCCGGCGTGCTGGACCGCCGCCGCGACCTCTCTGCCGAGGAGAACCAGGTGCTGATCCGCGGCATCGCCGACGGCTCCCAGCAAGCGCTGGCACGGGTGATCGCCGCGGCCACCGGCCCGCAGTCCTCGGAGGCCCGCCGAGCCACCCGCCGAGCGGCGCGCGAACGCCTGTCCGTGCTGACCGAGCGAGAACTCGACACGGCCCGTGCCATCGCGGACGGCCTGGCCAATCCCCAGATCGCCGAGCGCCTCCACATCAGCACCGCCACGGTCAAAGCCCACACCAGCAGCCTCTTCACCAAGCTGGCGCTCGAGAACCGGGTCCAAATAGCCCTCCTGGTCAGAGACGTCGAAGACTGACCGGCGGGGTTTCCAGCACCGTCCCGGACGCACATCTCGCTCGCACCCTGACGGTTCAGGAAGCGTTGTGGCGCTTTCCAGCCAAACCGGTGCACTGTGCACTGCCGTTCCTGCTCGCGGCACACCACGTCGAAGCCGCTGCCGCTTCTTTCGTGCAGCTCTTGGGTGATTCCTTTGTGTACTGCCGGTGAAAGTCGGGATTCCCGCGCTTTAGCCTGCAAATGGCCGCATCTCGGCACCACTCCCGGCTGTAGCATTTCCGCCGCATCACGCCCGATTTAGCCCTGGAGGGAAAAATGTGTGATTCCTGCGCGCCATCGACCGAGATGATCTCCGCCGAGGAAGCCGAGGAGTTCGGCGGGCTTTCCCGCCGAACCCTGTTCGCCGGGCTGGGCCTCGGGCTCGCCATCCCCGCCATCGGCCTCGTCGCGGGAGCGCCGACGGCGTCGGCGGCATCACTGATGGACGGCCGCTGGGCCAATCCCGCGTTAGGTCACTTCCCGCAAGGCGGCCACTTCGGAGCGTCCAGGCCCGGTGGCCCGCACGCGGGCCAGGACGTCACGAACTCGACGGGCACCGGCGTGTACGCGGCGGCCAACGGCACCGTGATCCGCCGCGCCTGGGGCGGCGGGCTGCCCGGCCGGAGCGGCAACGGGCTGGTCATCTCGCACGGCCACGACCAGTACACCTACTACGGCCACCTCAACGCCTACCACGTCCCGCTCAACGCCGAGGTCAAGTCCGGCCAGCGCATCGCGGACATGGGCGCGACGGGCAACGTGACGGGTCCGCACCTGCACTTCGAGGTGCACTCGGGAGGGCTCGGCCGCATCACCGACCCGGTCGCCTTCATGGCCAAGCGCGGCGTGGACCTGGGCGGCGGCTGGCCGCGGATCGACCCGGGCTCGGCCGGAGCGACGGTCGTCGTGCTCCAGCACCTGATGCGCAAGCACGGCCACGACCTGGCCGTCGACGGGAAGTACAGCTCGGCGGCAGTGGCCGAGGTCAAGCGCTTCCAGTCCGCGAAGGGACTGGAAGCCGACGGCCAGGTCGGCCCGGCGACGTGGCCGAAGCTGGTCCACACGCTCCGCCAGGGCAGCAAGGGCGACCACGTCAAAGGCCTGCAGGCCGCGCTGAACAAGCGCAGCGCGGGCCTCGCGGTCGACGGCGATTTCGGCCCGACCACGACGAAAGCCGTGCGCTCCTACCAGAGCGCCAACCGCCTGGTCGTCGACGGCGAAGCAGGCCCGATCACCTGGCGAGCACTGCTCGGCTGACCTGGCGGGAGCCTGGGCGCGACGACCCGGTCGCGCCCAGGCCGGAGCCCGACTACTTCGCCTCGCGGTGCAGCTGCCGGACCTTCTCCTCGTGACTGCTGGTGAAGTCCGGGTCCACGTAGATGCGGACGGAGCTGATGAGCGTGCCGCGGAAGGTGAAGACGTTGCAGAAGCGGCCGGTCGAAACGCGCTGGTCCGGCCAGCGTCGCCCATCAGAGGTGACGCCCCACTCACGCCCTTCGACGATGATCCTGTCACCGGCCACCATGATGTCCAGGCCGTCGATGTCGTGCTCCAGCGCCGACAGATCGGCCCAGAGCCGCTGCGCGAACTCGGCCATGTCCTCCTTCCCCCGCCCGAAACCGAACTTGGGGAAGTACAGCTCCACATCGTCGGTGTAGAGCTCGAGCAGCGCGGGATCCCCCGCGTCGATGAGCTCGAAAGCCCGGCGAACGATGGAGATGCGCTGCTCGTCGAGCTCGGCAGTGGCAGTCGAGGACATCAAAGAACTCCTGTACGTGAAACCTGATCGTTCGTCTCAACGGGCAAACGTTCTACACCGGACAGTCCAAAACCAGAGCAACCCACAACAGGCGGCCAAGGCCAGGACAAGCCCCGCAAACCAGCCGAACACCCGCGGACAAGACCGTACCACAGTTATGGACTGCAAAGTACAAAACCTGCCCACCCCAGCACCGCCCGACCCACAATCCGGCAGACCGAACACCTGAAGCCCGACCAGAGCCACGCACACGGCTACGCCCACCAACGCGAAACCCCGCACAGAAGCGACGCTTCCAGCCCCGAAACACAGCAAGAAGAACGCACCCGAAACACCCCGGAGAAGAACCACGAATGCCTTGGCACCACGGACGTCTTGGATGTCTCGGTGGGCCGCCAACACACCCAGATGCTTTGGAAGGACTAGTCGCTGAGCAGGCCGGAAACTCCCCCCACGCAAGGAGCCAACGAAACGCCACCCCCGCACCGTGGGGGCCCGCGGGGGCTCGGCCCCCGCGATAAAACGTGGAACGCAAAAAGGCTCATGCTCTCCATGAGCATGAGCCTCGCACTGCGTGGAACGTGGAGCTGAGGGGAATCGAACCCCTGACCTTCTCGATGCGAACGAGACGCGCTACCAACTGCGCTACAGCCCCTTGCCTCGAGTACTTGCCTCTCGGCTTTGTTGTGTCAGTACTCTAGCAACCCCGAAAACCGCACTCGCAGCACCCCCCTCTTAAGCGGGTCGGTCACTCCCCGGCGGCGCGCCGGTACGGCTCCCAGGTGCGTTCGTCCAGCTCGTCGAACACGGGATCCTCGTCGTCGATCTCCACGCGGACCGCACGCGCGGCCGGACGGGACTCGCGGCGCTCGGCGTCGTCGGCGGCGTCCTCGTCGTACTCGTCGTGGAGGTCTTCGTCGTACTCGTCGTCGTACTCGACCTCGTCCCGCTCACCGTTCATGCGGGCGAGGCGGCGGGAGCGGACGTCCTCCTCTATGCGGACCTGGCGGCGCAGGTACGTGAGGTAGCCGACGGCCACCAGGTCGATGATGCCATGCAGCCACCACACGACCGGCCACAGCAGTCCCGCCAGCAGGGCCGTCGCGACCGCGGTGGCCAGCATGGCGACCACGATCCGCTGCCGGCGGGCGTACTTGGCGCGCGCCGCCAGCGCCGCGGCCTCCGGGTCGAACCCGCCGCGGCCGGGCCGGTAGCGGCGGCCGGCGCGGACGTCGTCGCTGTGCACCCGACGCCACGAGTTGTCGTCGGTGTCGTGCTCCTCGACCGCGTCGTCCAGTTCGGTGTCAGACATCCCGGACTCCTCCACCATGTCGGTTGTCTCGGCCCCGGGCGTCGCCGGTCGCCGACCGCTGCCGCGTCGGACCACCCTCGCGGCCAGCGCGGAGTCGGTGGTCTTGGACACTTCCTGGCGGCGGCGGGCGAACATGGGCACCAGCACCACCAGCCACGCCGCCGCCAGCGCGGCGAAGATCAACGAACTGGGCATGCCTCGCCACCTCCCCCTGGCCACCGGCAGCACACAAGTCTGCGATCGCCACGCTAGTCACATCTGCAACTCCCGTGTTGGAGGCACGCCGAACACGGGAGGTCCCCGGGGCCAGAAAACCCCACGTTCAGCGGAGTCAGCGGCACCATCGACATCGGCGTGTCGGTTTCCGTACCGCCGAACGCTGCTGATCGCTGGTCCGTTCAGCTCAATTTCGGCCGGATTCGCCCGGGGCGGCCGTGACGGTGCGTGATCAAGATCTCCCGGTTTTCAGGGCCTACTGGCCCCGCCGCCGCGCAGCAGCCGCTCGACCGCGCCTTCCGGGACCTCCTCGGCGGTCAGCGCGTACACGTAGTGATCGCGCCAGTCCCCGGCCACGTCCAGGTACCGCTGGAACAGGCCCTCGCGGCGGAAACCGGACTTCTCCAGCACCCGGACGCTCGGCTGGTTCTCCGGGCGCACGGTGGCTTCCAGCCGGTGCAGCCCGACCGGGCCGAAGCAGTGGTCGACGGCCAGCGCGACACCCGCCGTCGCCACGCCACCGCCCGCCAGCCGCTCGGCGATCCAGTAGCCGATCCACCCGGAGCGCAGCGCGCCCCGCACGATGTTGCCGATGGTCAGCTGCCCGGCGAACTCGCCGTCCACGGTGACGCTGAACGGCAGCGCCTGTCCGCGCCGCGCCATGCCGCGCAGCGCGGCCCACTGCGCGGGCCAGGCCGTCCTGGCGTTGCGCTCCTGCCAGCCGCCGACCGTCGTGGGTTCCCATTGCTGCAGGTAGGCGTGGTCGTGCAGCCGGATGCGGCTCCACGCCGCGGCATCGCGCAGGCGCGGTGGGCGCAGCGCGACCGCACCGCGCGCGGTGATCAGCGGCCCGAGCCGGGCCGGCCAGCCGGGGTGGCGGCCGACCGGGAACCCATCAGCGTCGGTGGGCTGCATCGGTGACTCAGGCGCGTTGCGACAGGAAGCGGACCTGGACCTCGTCGCCCGCGCCGACCTCGGTGACCTCGTCGTCCACCACCACCAGGCAGTTCGCCTCGGCCAGCGAGGCGAGCAGGTGCGATCCCGAAGTGCCCAGCGGTTGCACCAGGTAGGCGCCGTTCTTCGGGTCGCGCAGCAGCTGGCCGCGCAGGAAACCCCGGCGGCCTTCGGCGGAGGTGATCGGCGACAGCAGTTCCGCCGTCACGGTGCGGCGGTGCGGGTTGGGCTTGCCCAGCGCGGCGCGGATCAGCGGCCGCACCAGCACCTCGAACACCACCAGCGCGCTCACCGGGTTGCTGGGCAGCATGAAGGTCGGGATCTCGTCCGGGCCCAGCCGACCGAAGCCCTGCACCGAACCGGGCTGCATCGCGACCCTGGTCACGTCCAGCTCGCCGAGGTCGGCCAGCGCCGCGCGGACCTCGGCACCCGCTGCACCGCCCACGCCACCGGCGACCACCACGATCTCCGACAGCAGCAGCCGCCCCTCCACGACCTCCCGCAACCGGCGCGGATCGCTGCTCATGATGCCGACGCGCGTGACCTCGGCGCCGGCGTCGCGCGCGGCGGCGGACAGCGCGTAGGAGTTGACGTCGTAGACCTGGCCCTGGCCGGGCGTGCGATCGACGTCCACGAGTTCCTCGCCGACGGAGATCACCGAGACCCGCGGCCGCGGGTGCACCAGCACCTTGTTGCGGCCCACCGCGGCCAGCAGCCCGACCTGCGCGGAACCGATCGGTGCGCCGCGGCGCACCGCCACGTCGCCGGTCTGCACGTCCTCCCCGGTGCGGCGGACGAACGCCGCCGAGGGCACCGGACGCCGCACGGTGACCTTCGCCGGGTGCTCGTCGGTGT
This portion of the Saccharopolyspora antimicrobica genome encodes:
- a CDS encoding helix-turn-helix transcriptional regulator, whose translation is MERTCGRALIQEDVECAGAALLALCSLSTRRRPVEIGVVVVAYAVASQTAVALYPVEMPPASAWLQLAFSTLTAGTAVAVGAAIGARRVEVRSLRERAESAEREQAARAAQARAMERNWIAREMHDVLAHRISLVAMQAGVLDRRRDLSAEENQVLIRGIADGSQQALARVIAAATGPQSSEARRATRRAARERLSVLTERELDTARAIADGLANPQIAERLHISTATVKAHTSSLFTKLALENRVQIALLVRDVED
- a CDS encoding peptidoglycan-binding protein, with protein sequence MISAEEAEEFGGLSRRTLFAGLGLGLAIPAIGLVAGAPTASAASLMDGRWANPALGHFPQGGHFGASRPGGPHAGQDVTNSTGTGVYAAANGTVIRRAWGGGLPGRSGNGLVISHGHDQYTYYGHLNAYHVPLNAEVKSGQRIADMGATGNVTGPHLHFEVHSGGLGRITDPVAFMAKRGVDLGGGWPRIDPGSAGATVVVLQHLMRKHGHDLAVDGKYSSAAVAEVKRFQSAKGLEADGQVGPATWPKLVHTLRQGSKGDHVKGLQAALNKRSAGLAVDGDFGPTTTKAVRSYQSANRLVVDGEAGPITWRALLG
- a CDS encoding nuclear transport factor 2 family protein, which produces MSSTATAELDEQRISIVRRAFELIDAGDPALLELYTDDVELYFPKFGFGRGKEDMAEFAQRLWADLSALEHDIDGLDIMVAGDRIIVEGREWGVTSDGRRWPDQRVSTGRFCNVFTFRGTLISSVRIYVDPDFTSSHEEKVRQLHREAK
- the sepX gene encoding divisome protein SepX/GlpR; the protein is MPSSLIFAALAAAWLVVLVPMFARRRQEVSKTTDSALAARVVRRGSGRRPATPGAETTDMVEESGMSDTELDDAVEEHDTDDNSWRRVHSDDVRAGRRYRPGRGGFDPEAAALAARAKYARRQRIVVAMLATAVATALLAGLLWPVVWWLHGIIDLVAVGYLTYLRRQVRIEEDVRSRRLARMNGERDEVEYDDEYDEDLHDEYDEDAADDAERRESRPAARAVRVEIDDEDPVFDELDERTWEPYRRAAGE
- a CDS encoding GNAT family N-acetyltransferase codes for the protein MQPTDADGFPVGRHPGWPARLGPLITARGAVALRPPRLRDAAAWSRIRLHDHAYLQQWEPTTVGGWQERNARTAWPAQWAALRGMARRGQALPFSVTVDGEFAGQLTIGNIVRGALRSGWIGYWIAERLAGGGVATAGVALAVDHCFGPVGLHRLEATVRPENQPSVRVLEKSGFRREGLFQRYLDVAGDWRDHYVYALTAEEVPEGAVERLLRGGGASRP
- the glp gene encoding molybdotransferase-like divisome protein Glp — encoded protein: MRSVDEQLARVLTAAVRPAPVRVAISEAQGLLCAEEVVAEQALPGFDQAAVDGYAVRSVDVQAAADEPTVLPVVGEISVGSRQPRRLQPGQAVRVDTGAPLPTLADAVVPLEYTDEHPAKVTVRRPVPSAAFVRRTGEDVQTGDVAVRRGAPIGSAQVGLLAAVGRNKVLVHPRPRVSVISVGEELVDVDRTPGQGQVYDVNSYALSAAARDAGAEVTRVGIMSSDPRRLREVVEGRLLLSEIVVVAGGVGGAAGAEVRAALADLGELDVTRVAMQPGSVQGFGRLGPDEIPTFMLPSNPVSALVVFEVLVRPLIRAALGKPNPHRRTVTAELLSPITSAEGRRGFLRGQLLRDPKNGAYLVQPLGTSGSHLLASLAEANCLVVVDDEVTEVGAGDEVQVRFLSQRA